The following coding sequences are from one Solea solea chromosome 4, fSolSol10.1, whole genome shotgun sequence window:
- the LOC131458708 gene encoding uncharacterized protein LOC131458708 codes for MNGVLLLLYCVSALLYGADGRDQDETSNNSTAVNSTSSPEFPASFTKAPENSSMMTSETSTPVLSASSSHSTTTAPVSTHRTTTTAIPPTKESTKKGCGVVYLVSGVLILVCTVLLLSTLLLLWKVCQLRQRLKSLSSNGDLISNSEYWMGTARKNKSKPEVEAEQTAVLMSDFSETQEDVGNDNNEDEGGKGEAKENKDGQVGEEKNKEVADAVSSKEFLSGEKKKEMTVTENSLSSKQHEDATDSQSSNAVAASSSSSSEAAEKPKDAV; via the coding sequence ATGAACGgcgtcctcctcctgctctaCTGTGTATCTGCCCTATTGTATGGAGCTGATGGTAGAGACCAAGATGAAACTTCAAACAACAGTACAGCAGTCAATTCCACCAGCAGTCCAGAATTCCCTGCTAGTTTCACCAAAGCTCCTGAAAACAGCAGCATGATGACCAGTGAGACAAGCACACCTGTCCTCTCAGCCTCCAGCAGCCACAGCACCACGACTGCACCTGTCTCAACGCACAGGACCACCACAACCGCAATCCCACCCACCAAGGAATCGACCAAAAAGGGATGTGGGGTGGTGTACCTGGTGAGTGGAGTGCTGATCCTAGTCTGCACTGTTCTGTTGCTCTCCACTTTGTTGTTGCTATGGAAGGTGTGTCAGCTCAGACAACGCCTCAAGTCACTGAGTAGCAACGGAGACCTGATCAGCAACTCTGAGTACTGGATGGGAACGGCCAGGAAGAACAAAAGCAAACCAGAGGTGGAAGCCGAACAGACTGCCGTGTTAATGAGCGATTTCAGTGAGACACAGGAGGACGTGGGCAATGATAATAATGAAGACGAAGGCGGGAAGGGGGAAGCCAAGGAGAACAAGGACGGGCAAGTGGGAGAAGAGAAGAATAAGGAGGTGGCAGATGCTGTCAGCAGCAAGGAATTTTTGTCaggtgagaaaaagaaagagatgaCTGTGACTGAAAATTCTCTCTCCTCAAAGCAGCATGAGGATGCCACTGATTCCCAGTCCAGCAACGCTGtagctgcttcctcctcctcttcctctgaggCTGCAGAGAAACCAAAGGATGCAGTGTAG